A single window of Cytobacillus dafuensis DNA harbors:
- a CDS encoding PadR family transcriptional regulator, translating to MSVEHTILSILSFWPSTGYDIKSEFEHKAAGLFWGMSYGSIYPKLKKLEEEGFIYPIEQEEDGRKKKLYELTPKGWEEFENWLQLPPAYPVIKDELFMKMATWHDDMDFSILIGHLQKRKEETEDLLNFVKEWPTNGYSYVSRTAMLSIRYAKIRLEAELKWIEESIYALENDDLPNGQDPNQNTEKLLERRRKAINGEKET from the coding sequence TTGTCAGTTGAACATACAATACTTTCCATTTTAAGCTTTTGGCCAAGCACAGGGTACGATATTAAGTCTGAATTTGAACATAAGGCTGCAGGACTTTTTTGGGGAATGAGCTATGGCAGTATTTATCCTAAATTGAAAAAGCTCGAGGAAGAAGGATTCATCTACCCTATCGAACAGGAAGAAGATGGCCGAAAAAAGAAACTTTACGAACTTACACCAAAAGGATGGGAGGAATTTGAAAATTGGCTGCAGCTCCCTCCAGCTTATCCTGTCATTAAGGATGAGCTGTTTATGAAAATGGCCACTTGGCACGACGACATGGATTTTTCTATATTAATTGGCCACTTGCAAAAAAGAAAAGAAGAAACTGAAGATCTTTTAAATTTTGTTAAAGAATGGCCAACCAACGGCTATTCTTATGTCAGTAGAACAGCAATGCTTTCTATCCGTTATGCAAAAATTCGTTTGGAAGCTGAGTTGAAATGGATTGAGGAATCTATTTATGCACTAGAGAATGATGACCTGCCAAATGGGCAAGACCCGAACCAGAACACTGAAAAGCTTTTGGAAAGAAGAAGAAAGGCCATTAATGGAGAAAAGGAGACATAA
- a CDS encoding DUF5367 family protein, producing the protein MIHILILIVGTGILLFAVTYLYSLFDKAENASLRFGVIGTIMGLILDTFALSNHHYIFPQLRESQIIAFTTWMSFAYALYLIIPFIINELKKRRRMVV; encoded by the coding sequence GTGATTCATATTTTGATATTAATTGTTGGAACCGGAATTCTTTTATTCGCTGTTACATACCTATATTCACTGTTTGATAAAGCAGAAAATGCCTCACTAAGATTTGGAGTCATTGGAACAATCATGGGCCTCATATTAGACACATTTGCCTTATCTAACCACCACTATATCTTTCCCCAACTGAGAGAATCACAAATAATAGCCTTTACTACCTGGATGTCATTTGCTTATGCATTATATTTAATTATTCCATTCATAATAAACGAGCTGAAGAAGAGAAGGAGAATGGTGGTTTAA
- a CDS encoding HAD family hydrolase, with protein MKAIIFDFDGTLANTLPICYFAFQNVFKDFDKKDLSADQIRAMFGPSETGIIRENLSNPNKEQAIELYYKRYSQYHDQLVAKNNEVDDLLRYLKEQGIKLGIVTGKAKRSLDISLKALQMESFFDAMITGDDVINPKPHPEGVIKALSLLGVERDEAIFIGDSDADILAGVQANVYTVGVQWLPEYQTLNFTVEPNSVFTCVAEFTESIKMGFPIGNK; from the coding sequence ATTAAGGCAATTATTTTTGACTTTGATGGAACTTTAGCGAATACACTGCCGATATGTTATTTTGCTTTTCAGAATGTCTTCAAGGATTTTGATAAAAAAGATTTATCCGCGGATCAAATAAGGGCAATGTTTGGACCTTCAGAAACGGGCATTATCAGAGAAAATCTTAGTAATCCAAATAAGGAGCAAGCAATTGAATTGTATTATAAGAGGTATTCACAATATCATGATCAATTAGTTGCCAAAAATAATGAAGTTGATGATTTATTAAGGTATTTAAAGGAACAAGGAATTAAATTAGGGATTGTCACTGGAAAAGCAAAAAGGAGTTTGGATATTTCTTTAAAAGCTCTTCAAATGGAAAGTTTCTTTGATGCTATGATAACTGGTGATGACGTTATTAATCCTAAACCACATCCAGAAGGTGTAATAAAAGCTTTGTCTCTTTTAGGTGTGGAACGAGATGAAGCCATTTTCATCGGAGATAGTGATGCTGATATACTTGCAGGGGTTCAAGCGAATGTTTATACAGTGGGAGTTCAATGGCTGCCTGAATATCAAACATTGAATTTTACTGTGGAACCTAATTCCGTTTTCACATGTGTTGCTGAATTCACTGAATCTATAAAAATGGGTTTTCCAATTGGTAATAAATGA
- a CDS encoding HEAT repeat domain-containing protein, producing MKLITKLSSQIGDKTEEGNRNVAKECLEHPSLINEIGKGLASKDTALIGDCAEVLTKVAEVNPEIILPFAENLISLLSHKTTRVRWESMHATALIAVCIPAKITNLLLQLREIIKSDKSTIVRDYAIETLCNYATVGEPEAKAAFPLLKESLLVWEGKHRARGLKGLLNVCHSTDEFTVEIRGIAEDYIDDPKGVVKKAVKALIKAIDKGNT from the coding sequence TTGAAATTAATTACTAAGCTTTCATCACAGATTGGAGATAAAACGGAAGAGGGAAATCGGAATGTAGCAAAGGAATGTCTCGAGCATCCTAGCTTAATAAATGAGATCGGGAAAGGATTAGCTTCAAAAGATACCGCGCTTATTGGGGATTGTGCTGAAGTTCTTACAAAAGTTGCTGAAGTAAATCCTGAAATAATATTGCCTTTTGCAGAAAACCTCATATCGCTGCTTTCACATAAAACGACACGAGTCCGGTGGGAATCCATGCATGCGACCGCATTAATTGCGGTATGTATACCTGCAAAAATTACTAATCTATTGCTTCAGCTAAGGGAAATTATTAAGTCAGACAAAAGTACGATTGTAAGAGATTATGCTATCGAAACTTTATGCAATTATGCAACAGTAGGAGAACCTGAGGCCAAGGCTGCTTTTCCCTTACTGAAAGAATCCTTGCTGGTCTGGGAAGGGAAGCATCGGGCGCGGGGATTAAAAGGCTTACTGAATGTATGTCATTCAACAGATGAATTTACAGTTGAGATACGAGGAATAGCTGAAGATTATATTGATGATCCAAAAGGTGTTGTGAAAAAGGCAGTAAAGGCTTTAATAAAAGCAATTGATAAGGGGAATACATGA
- a CDS encoding MmcQ/YjbR family DNA-binding protein — protein MDTSEKFKEIFEKLKSILVKYESSLLKKNDSPDHYYLDTKHIVEHNKSNLFFGAAQIKKNYVSYYLMPVYVYPELLNNISPELKKRMQGKSCFNFKKIDEVLFEELHDLTQQSFEKYDENGLIQSGVLKMRSKKSSKSNEDHCELKMTSKKTIQSEIGLYGIEKVREISMKFPEVDEKVDSFGHTSFRVKDKPFVMMGEKEGQSSLAIKTLPTTQEILLLLDGFFKTPYIGQHGWTSLIIDQDINWKEIEGYILEAYLRTAPKRLCKVVSEELNIL, from the coding sequence ATGGATACGAGTGAAAAATTTAAAGAGATATTTGAAAAGCTAAAAAGTATTTTGGTCAAGTATGAAAGTAGCCTTTTAAAAAAGAATGACAGTCCTGATCATTACTATTTAGATACAAAGCATATTGTAGAACATAATAAAAGTAACTTATTTTTTGGAGCGGCTCAAATCAAAAAGAATTATGTTAGCTATTATTTAATGCCTGTCTATGTGTATCCTGAATTACTAAACAATATTTCTCCTGAATTGAAAAAACGTATGCAGGGGAAATCTTGCTTTAATTTCAAAAAAATAGATGAAGTATTATTTGAAGAATTACATGATTTAACGCAGCAGTCATTTGAAAAATACGATGAGAATGGCTTGATTCAATCAGGAGTTCTAAAGATGAGGAGTAAAAAATCGAGTAAAAGTAATGAAGATCATTGCGAATTAAAAATGACCTCAAAGAAAACGATCCAATCAGAAATAGGTTTATACGGAATTGAAAAGGTACGAGAAATAAGCATGAAATTTCCTGAGGTTGACGAAAAGGTTGATTCATTTGGTCATACTTCATTTCGAGTAAAGGATAAACCATTTGTGATGATGGGAGAAAAGGAAGGACAATCTTCTTTAGCAATCAAAACCCTTCCAACCACTCAAGAAATACTCCTCCTGCTCGATGGCTTTTTCAAGACTCCATACATAGGACAGCACGGCTGGACATCTCTTATCATAGACCAAGACATAAACTGGAAAGAAATTGAAGGATATATTCTTGAGGCATACTTACGAACAGCTCCCAAACGATTATGTAAGGTTGTTTCAGAAGAGTTAAACATACTTTAA
- a CDS encoding ATP-binding protein has translation MKRISLRMKMFIFSFILVVFSVVTSGWIMILNISTAFEKELGARAIAIARTVAQLPEIKSYVGKEGGSEIIQPIAERVRLATDVDYIVVFDMERIRYSHPSESKLGTLFEGGDEQASLSEHEYISKAQGVLGFAIRAFVPIMNDEGVKQVGVVTVGILSPTIQSLIVEYRNDMLLSLFWGLFIGLIGSIFIANHLKKQTLNLEPYEIARLVEERSSMMQAMDLGILATDEQAKIIFMNRLAKQYTNFYGHSIMLRELFPETWLAKESQKSNEVIYRPLLCHGVMYLVRIYPIKVKDRPVGSLIMMTDRKEAHILAEELTGIKTLVEALRAQNHEYMNKLHSIAGLIQLERTEDALNMIVDEISDEQNVVQFLKDYISDYSVLGLLLGKRSRAKELGVSLIIDQESFLLEIMNGLSSGDMVTILGNLLDNAMEACLNLEDRTVTLCLQSNATFLFIEVQDNGIGLPDKAERIFEYGYSTKQKDGRGIGLALVKQIVDSNKGRIFVSSQIDSGTIITVKVGMEEKDD, from the coding sequence ATGAAAAGAATTTCTTTGCGTATGAAAATGTTTATCTTTTCTTTTATTCTAGTTGTTTTCTCCGTTGTCACAAGTGGATGGATAATGATTTTAAATATATCTACAGCTTTTGAGAAGGAGCTTGGGGCACGGGCGATTGCGATTGCAAGGACAGTAGCACAATTACCTGAAATTAAAAGTTATGTGGGAAAGGAGGGAGGATCAGAAATCATTCAGCCAATTGCAGAGAGAGTACGATTAGCAACTGATGTCGATTATATCGTCGTTTTTGATATGGAGAGAATTCGGTATTCCCATCCTTCTGAAAGTAAGCTAGGGACGCTTTTTGAAGGAGGAGATGAGCAGGCCTCATTATCTGAGCACGAATATATATCGAAGGCACAAGGGGTGTTAGGATTTGCTATTCGGGCATTTGTACCAATTATGAATGATGAAGGAGTAAAGCAGGTTGGGGTTGTGACGGTTGGTATTTTGTCTCCGACTATTCAAAGTTTAATTGTCGAATATCGTAATGACATGCTTTTATCGTTGTTTTGGGGGTTGTTTATTGGTCTTATTGGTTCAATTTTTATAGCCAATCATCTAAAGAAACAAACTTTAAACCTTGAGCCTTATGAAATTGCCCGTTTAGTTGAAGAACGCTCAAGTATGATGCAGGCGATGGATTTAGGTATCCTAGCGACAGATGAGCAGGCAAAAATAATCTTTATGAATCGTTTAGCAAAGCAGTACACGAACTTTTATGGTCATTCCATCATGCTAAGGGAACTGTTTCCTGAAACTTGGCTGGCTAAGGAATCTCAAAAAAGTAATGAAGTAATCTACCGTCCTTTACTTTGCCATGGCGTTATGTATTTAGTAAGGATTTATCCAATTAAGGTTAAAGATCGTCCAGTCGGGTCCTTGATTATGATGACTGATAGAAAAGAAGCTCATATTCTTGCAGAAGAGCTAACTGGTATAAAAACCCTTGTTGAAGCATTGCGTGCTCAAAACCATGAATATATGAATAAATTACATAGTATTGCCGGATTAATTCAGTTAGAACGGACAGAAGATGCGTTGAACATGATTGTTGATGAAATTTCTGATGAACAGAATGTGGTTCAGTTTTTGAAAGATTATATTTCTGATTATTCAGTTCTTGGGCTTTTGCTTGGGAAAAGATCTCGTGCAAAAGAACTGGGTGTCTCACTAATTATTGATCAAGAATCCTTTTTATTAGAGATCATGAATGGACTTTCAAGTGGTGACATGGTAACGATTTTAGGAAATCTATTAGATAATGCAATGGAAGCCTGTTTAAATTTAGAAGATAGAACTGTTACCCTATGTCTGCAGAGTAATGCGACATTTTTATTTATTGAAGTTCAAGATAATGGAATTGGATTGCCAGACAAAGCAGAGAGAATTTTTGAATATGGATACAGTACAAAGCAGAAGGATGGAAGAGGGATCGGATTAGCTTTAGTTAAACAGATTGTAGATTCCAACAAAGGTAGAATTTTTGTGAGTTCACAAATTGATTCTGGAACGATTATTACTGTAAAAGTGGGGATGGAAGAAAAAGATGACTAA
- a CDS encoding response regulator, which translates to MTKISVYIVEDDPMVLEVNKGFLEKMNGFTLMGAATNGKDAVAEIKMLKPNLVLLDMFLPDISGMEILVELRTERIPCDIIMITAARDAVTIREVMRLGAVDYMVKPFRFERFQKSLQDYYKMAKKITGLNLLKQEDIDEWLGSSENEVELPKGLNELTMKQILLGLGGAAMPVTAEQLGQNLGMARVTVRKYLDFLAIKEKVDIEMQYGYVGRPTKYYSLK; encoded by the coding sequence ATGACTAAGATTTCCGTATATATTGTTGAGGACGATCCTATGGTTTTAGAAGTAAATAAGGGATTTCTAGAAAAGATGAATGGCTTCACTCTTATGGGAGCGGCAACGAATGGCAAAGATGCTGTGGCAGAAATAAAAATGCTAAAGCCAAACCTTGTGTTATTAGACATGTTTTTACCGGATATTTCTGGTATGGAGATATTAGTTGAACTTAGAACTGAAAGAATTCCTTGTGACATTATCATGATTACAGCAGCACGGGATGCAGTCACAATACGCGAAGTGATGCGATTAGGTGCGGTCGATTATATGGTAAAGCCTTTTCGGTTTGAACGATTTCAAAAATCTCTTCAAGACTATTACAAAATGGCAAAAAAGATTACTGGACTAAATCTATTAAAACAAGAAGATATTGATGAATGGCTGGGGAGTTCTGAAAATGAAGTGGAGTTGCCAAAAGGATTGAATGAATTAACGATGAAACAAATTCTTCTCGGGTTAGGAGGAGCGGCAATGCCTGTTACAGCTGAACAGTTAGGACAAAACCTGGGAATGGCAAGAGTGACGGTAAGAAAATATTTAGACTTTCTAGCTATTAAAGAAAAGGTCGATATTGAAATGCAATATGGCTATGTTGGCAGACCAACAAAATATTATTCATTGAAATAA
- a CDS encoding DctP family TRAP transporter solute-binding subunit — translation MYLINNFKWRALLIGAVLLLVLFGCQSTAYPIDFEQLSEDERIVIRFSHVVGEDTPKGLAARKFAQLVKERSNGLVEVQVFPNGFLYKDGEEMEALLQGDVQMIAPATSKVTTLIPEWSVIDLPFAFDRYEEIHDYLATPAGQDLISKFDSQGLHMLGVWDNGFKQISNRDYPIYDPDNLQHLKMRIMPSDIIYEQFSSLGAIPQEIDFNILFHYLERGDIDGQENTLSNITSKNLYLLQNYLTISNHGYLGYVLLMNKQFWEDLPEHVQVLIADTLKEVSEWERETARNLNAEKLAELEACKCIDIYHLSPEEKQAWEKEFKPVYDYFKERFGTKYIEALPKYHKK, via the coding sequence TTGTACCTAATTAACAATTTCAAATGGCGCGCTTTATTAATCGGAGCAGTACTTTTATTAGTGCTATTTGGCTGTCAATCTACTGCTTATCCAATAGACTTCGAACAGTTAAGTGAAGATGAACGAATTGTTATTCGCTTTTCTCATGTAGTGGGGGAGGATACTCCAAAAGGTTTGGCAGCCCGAAAGTTCGCTCAGCTTGTGAAGGAAAGGAGTAATGGACTTGTAGAGGTGCAGGTATTTCCAAATGGTTTTTTATATAAAGATGGAGAAGAAATGGAAGCACTTTTACAGGGAGATGTCCAAATGATTGCTCCTGCGACTTCGAAAGTGACAACACTTATTCCTGAATGGTCGGTCATTGATCTTCCTTTCGCTTTCGATCGTTATGAAGAGATCCATGATTATTTGGCCACTCCAGCAGGGCAGGATCTTATCTCTAAATTTGATAGTCAAGGACTTCATATGTTAGGCGTGTGGGATAACGGATTTAAACAAATAAGCAATCGTGACTATCCAATCTATGATCCTGATAATCTTCAACATTTAAAAATGAGAATCATGCCGAGTGATATTATTTATGAGCAATTTTCTAGTCTGGGTGCCATCCCACAGGAGATTGATTTCAATATTCTCTTTCATTACTTGGAAAGAGGGGACATTGACGGTCAGGAAAATACACTTTCCAATATAACGAGTAAAAATCTATATTTACTACAAAACTATTTAACTATTAGCAATCATGGCTATTTAGGATATGTGCTATTAATGAATAAACAGTTTTGGGAGGACCTACCTGAACATGTTCAGGTACTTATTGCGGATACGTTAAAGGAAGTAAGCGAATGGGAGAGAGAAACTGCACGTAATTTAAATGCCGAAAAATTGGCGGAATTGGAAGCTTGTAAATGCATTGATATTTATCACCTTTCACCAGAAGAGAAACAAGCTTGGGAAAAGGAGTTTAAACCCGTATATGACTATTTTAAAGAGCGGTTTGGAACCAAATATATTGAAGCGCTTCCAAAGTATCACAAAAAATAG
- a CDS encoding TRAP transporter substrate-binding protein: MKKLVMVALVSLLVLVTAACSGGSGGQKTVSESDPIVIKFSHVTSIDSVKGKAANRFAELVAEKTGGKAKVEVYPSSQLYGDNDELDALVSGNVHMIAPSVTKMVKLDPRWQYVDMPFLFNDQEHTRKFFESDIAKTLLNSDKLSSNDIMGLAFWENGFKHFTNNKHPLKKPEDFAGLKFRAQAGKVLEAQFKALGAGSATIAFGETYAALQQGTVDGQENTYNNIDTQKYQEVQKYMTLSEHGRLDYAVFVNKSFWEKMPDDIRAQVEEALKEATELEWKLAAEENAASLENIKNSGKVEVLSLTDEERAALEEALQPVYDEFSEVITSELIDGIRNLK; encoded by the coding sequence ATGAAAAAATTAGTAATGGTAGCTCTCGTTAGTCTGCTTGTACTAGTTACAGCAGCATGTTCGGGTGGTTCAGGTGGACAAAAAACTGTGTCAGAAAGCGATCCAATTGTAATTAAATTCTCACATGTAACATCCATTGATAGTGTTAAGGGCAAGGCAGCCAATCGCTTTGCGGAACTAGTAGCGGAAAAGACAGGTGGAAAAGCCAAGGTAGAAGTTTATCCTTCCTCCCAGTTGTATGGAGATAATGATGAATTAGATGCACTTGTTTCTGGGAATGTTCATATGATCGCTCCATCTGTTACAAAAATGGTTAAATTAGATCCACGCTGGCAGTATGTTGACATGCCTTTCCTATTTAATGACCAAGAGCATACACGTAAATTTTTTGAAAGTGATATAGCGAAGACTCTATTAAATAGTGATAAATTATCGAGCAACGATATTATGGGCTTAGCTTTCTGGGAGAATGGATTTAAGCATTTTACAAATAATAAGCATCCATTAAAAAAGCCTGAAGATTTTGCAGGTCTTAAATTTCGTGCACAGGCAGGAAAGGTTTTAGAAGCACAATTTAAAGCTCTTGGAGCTGGAAGTGCAACGATTGCTTTTGGTGAAACATACGCTGCATTGCAACAAGGAACGGTAGACGGACAAGAAAATACATACAATAATATTGACACACAAAAGTATCAAGAAGTCCAAAAATATATGACATTAAGTGAACACGGACGTTTAGATTATGCCGTTTTTGTTAATAAATCCTTCTGGGAAAAAATGCCTGATGATATTCGTGCACAAGTAGAAGAAGCATTGAAGGAGGCTACTGAGCTTGAATGGAAACTTGCAGCGGAAGAAAATGCTGCGAGCTTAGAGAATATTAAAAACTCTGGTAAGGTTGAAGTTCTGTCTTTGACTGATGAAGAACGTGCAGCTTTAGAAGAAGCTTTACAACCCGTATATGATGAGTTCAGTGAAGTCATTACATCCGAGCTTATCGATGGCATTCGCAATCTAAAGTAA
- a CDS encoding TRAP transporter small permease, whose protein sequence is MKKLNKAWSLFEEVSAGTFFFVGITLIFYGVIMRYFFNEPKAWVEEVVRYFIIWGTFLGFAVALRHNQHIQVDIVYDKLSKRAKRMVDIFATSVSILFCFAFTYYGYVLVESRYHSGMVSLDVGIPMWIVYLILPISGLLFLIRFVERLVHLLRGKEVHYDNPIT, encoded by the coding sequence GTGAAGAAATTAAATAAAGCTTGGAGTTTATTTGAGGAAGTTTCAGCGGGAACATTTTTTTTCGTAGGCATTACACTCATTTTTTATGGGGTAATCATGCGCTACTTTTTTAACGAACCAAAGGCGTGGGTTGAAGAGGTTGTTAGATATTTCATCATTTGGGGGACCTTTTTAGGGTTCGCAGTTGCTTTGCGGCACAACCAGCATATTCAGGTTGATATTGTATACGATAAATTATCTAAACGGGCTAAACGAATGGTTGATATTTTTGCGACATCCGTAAGCATTTTATTCTGTTTTGCTTTTACATATTACGGTTATGTTCTCGTTGAGAGCAGATATCATTCAGGGATGGTGTCCCTAGATGTTGGCATTCCAATGTGGATTGTCTATTTAATTTTACCTATATCTGGATTGTTATTTTTAATCCGTTTTGTTGAACGTCTTGTTCATTTGTTGCGCGGAAAGGAAGTGCACTATGATAATCCTATTACTTAG
- a CDS encoding TRAP transporter large permease: protein MIILLLSIFLVLMILRVPIAISLAMSTIVVLMLSDFNMTMVPQRVFTALDSYPMMAIPGFVLAGVLLARGGISKYLIEALKTWVGHLPGGLSVVTILACMIFAAISGSSPATAAAIGSIMIPAMVNAGYDKKYSMGLVAAGGTLGILIPPSIPLIIYGITAEESIGKLFMAGVIPGLLLGGVLVSSAIFYAKRKGYGKGVKATWEERRRSSLKAIWGAFLPVLILGSIYSGVVTPTESAVIAVFYGIIVSAFIYRELHWKDVRPIIVESINITAMIFLIIGAASLFGLYLTNAQIPQEIGAWIAESNLNKWVFIIIVNILFFIMGMFLEAVSIILITLPILLPMLVHFDINLIHFAIIMTINMELGMITPPVGLNLFVVSGIAKEKLGRVVSGVIPFIALMIFVLIIVVIFPQLSLWLPEKMQ from the coding sequence ATGATAATCCTATTACTTAGTATTTTCTTAGTTTTAATGATTTTAAGAGTACCGATTGCCATCAGTCTCGCGATGTCGACGATAGTTGTACTGATGCTAAGCGATTTTAATATGACCATGGTTCCGCAAAGAGTGTTCACAGCACTCGATTCGTATCCAATGATGGCGATTCCAGGCTTTGTGCTTGCGGGTGTCCTACTAGCCCGCGGTGGGATTTCTAAGTACTTAATCGAAGCATTGAAAACATGGGTAGGACATTTACCCGGAGGCTTATCGGTCGTTACCATTCTTGCTTGTATGATTTTTGCGGCAATTTCTGGCTCAAGCCCAGCCACAGCTGCAGCAATTGGCTCGATTATGATTCCGGCAATGGTTAACGCAGGCTATGATAAGAAATATTCTATGGGGCTTGTTGCTGCTGGTGGTACCTTAGGGATTCTTATTCCACCAAGTATCCCTTTAATTATTTATGGAATTACGGCAGAAGAATCAATTGGAAAGCTCTTTATGGCGGGTGTAATCCCTGGTCTGCTGCTAGGAGGAGTTCTCGTCTCGTCAGCCATATTTTATGCTAAGAGAAAAGGCTATGGAAAAGGTGTGAAAGCAACCTGGGAAGAGAGGAGAAGAAGTTCACTAAAGGCCATTTGGGGAGCATTTCTACCTGTGCTTATTCTTGGCAGTATTTATAGTGGAGTTGTTACACCAACAGAATCTGCAGTTATCGCCGTTTTTTATGGAATTATTGTATCTGCATTTATATACCGTGAACTTCACTGGAAGGATGTTCGGCCGATTATTGTTGAATCCATTAATATAACGGCTATGATTTTCTTAATCATTGGGGCGGCGAGCTTGTTCGGCTTGTATCTGACGAATGCGCAAATACCACAGGAAATAGGCGCATGGATAGCAGAAAGTAACCTAAATAAATGGGTATTTATCATTATTGTTAATATATTATTCTTTATCATGGGAATGTTTTTGGAGGCTGTTTCAATTATCCTTATTACATTACCGATATTGCTTCCAATGCTGGTTCATTTTGATATCAACTTAATTCACTTTGCTATTATTATGACTATTAACATGGAATTAGGGATGATCACTCCTCCAGTAGGACTGAATCTATTTGTTGTAAGCGGTATTGCGAAAGAAAAGCTTGGAAGAGTAGTAAGTGGTGTTATTCCTTTTATCGCATTAATGATATTCGTGCTCATCATCGTTGTCATCTTTCCTCAGCTTTCACTTTGGCTTCCTGAGAAAATGCAATAA
- a CDS encoding MBL fold metallo-hydrolase, producing MKITKVHNVFQLAFMPRLFPVNCYLVEEENGLTLIDAALPYSTKGIFNAARKIGKPIRNIILTHAHADHVGALDELKKLLPEAQVSISFRDSRLLAGDTSLLPHEKNCPIRGGIPKNIKTQPDLLLQEGDRIGSLEVISSPGHTPGSIALLDTRNRSLIVGDAFQTRGGVAVSGTVKPLFPFPALATWDKETALESARKLINCQPNLLAAGHGKMIESPLSIMKQAINQAEVTLEQEGRR from the coding sequence ATGAAGATAACGAAGGTTCATAATGTTTTTCAATTAGCTTTTATGCCACGATTGTTTCCTGTGAATTGTTATTTAGTAGAAGAGGAGAATGGGCTTACCCTTATTGATGCGGCCTTACCTTATAGCACAAAGGGCATTTTCAATGCCGCCAGGAAAATTGGAAAGCCAATAAGAAATATTATTCTTACACATGCTCACGCTGACCATGTGGGTGCATTGGATGAGCTAAAAAAACTTTTACCAGAAGCTCAAGTAAGTATTTCATTTAGGGATTCACGATTATTGGCTGGTGACACTTCTCTATTGCCACATGAAAAAAACTGTCCGATTCGCGGAGGCATTCCTAAAAATATTAAAACTCAGCCAGATCTTTTGCTTCAAGAAGGAGACCGGATTGGCTCATTGGAAGTAATAAGCTCGCCAGGACATACACCAGGTTCGATTGCTCTCCTTGACACGCGTAATCGCAGTTTAATTGTCGGGGATGCATTTCAAACTAGAGGTGGAGTTGCAGTTTCTGGAACAGTTAAGCCATTATTTCCATTTCCAGCTTTAGCAACTTGGGATAAAGAGACAGCGCTTGAAAGCGCAAGGAAATTAATCAATTGTCAGCCAAATTTACTTGCTGCAGGACATGGGAAAATGATTGAAAGTCCATTATCAATAATGAAACAAGCCATTAATCAAGCAGAAGTAACATTAGAACAAGAAGGCAGGAGGTGA
- a CDS encoding TetR/AcrR family transcriptional regulator: protein MSRRMKIDLSTILLKATELIDNHGLEQLTIGMLAEELQVRPPSLYNHVNGLNELKQKLAIHGTEKLYEAMLQAAVGRSGDDAIRALGEAYIQFVRSHPGLYHATTRFPNAEDGDLQQAQQSIVQLAIQVLQVYELEEEQAIHMVRGFRSILHGFASIEQMGGFGLPIDTDKSLTILIDTFIKGLHSICDRGNGECFYPALN from the coding sequence TTGTCTCGTAGAATGAAAATAGATTTATCTACTATATTGCTTAAAGCGACAGAGCTAATCGACAATCATGGGTTGGAGCAGCTTACCATTGGCATGTTGGCAGAAGAATTACAAGTTCGTCCACCTTCTTTATATAACCATGTGAACGGATTAAATGAATTAAAGCAGAAGCTAGCTATCCATGGAACAGAAAAGCTTTACGAGGCCATGCTTCAAGCTGCCGTAGGACGTTCAGGTGATGACGCCATTAGGGCTCTCGGTGAGGCATACATTCAATTTGTAAGAAGTCACCCTGGGCTTTATCATGCAACAACAAGATTTCCTAATGCTGAGGATGGAGATTTACAGCAGGCACAGCAGTCCATTGTCCAGCTTGCTATTCAAGTTCTGCAAGTGTATGAGCTTGAAGAGGAGCAAGCCATTCATATGGTTAGAGGCTTTAGAAGTATTTTGCATGGATTTGCTTCCATTGAACAAATGGGTGGTTTTGGGCTGCCAATTGATACTGATAAGAGCCTAACCATTCTTATCGATACATTTATTAAAGGTCTCCATTCCATTTGTGATAGGGGGAACGGCGAATGCTTCTATCCAGCTTTAAATTAG